TGGGACTCGTCTTGCCGACCATCGCTATCGTCGAAGAACTCCTGTTTCGCGGCGCGGCCATCGGCGTCCCCGTCGCCGGTCTCGGCGCCCCGGCGTGGGCGATGGCTGTCGTCTCTTCGGTGGCGTTCGCACTCGGTCATGGGGCGCAGGGCCGGGCCGGCGTCCTGGTCACGGGGACGCTCGGGCTCGGCCTGGCGGGGCTGTTCGTCCTCACGGATAGCCTCCTGGTCGTGGTCGTCGCCCACTACCTGGTGAACGCGCTGGAACTGATCGTCCACGAGGGGCTGGGTATCGACCGGCTCGCCCTCTAGAGGCCCTCGACGACGCGGAGCTTCTGTTCGACGGCCGGCGGGGCACCGCTTGGCCCGTCCCGCACCCGGTGGTCGGGAACCAGCAGCGGGACGGGGTTGGCGTCCAGCGCCTCCCGGACCAGATTCAGGTCGTCCATCTCCTCGGCCGAGAGGTCCGGCGTCATCGAGGCGACCTTCTCGACGGTCGCGTTCTCGCCGTAGGGAATCTGCCTGACCGCCTCCAGCACTTTCCGCTGGTCCGTCGGGACCGTCAGGCCGACCGTGACGTCAGCGAAGTCGTCCCTGTTCCCGGTGAGATACTCGTCGATACGGTCGAGCAGCGGATGGTCGTCGCTTGTGTCGTCCTCGGGTTGCGTGGGGAACGTGACCGAGATAATCCGGTCCCCCGCCTCGCCGAACTGGACGTACCGGTCCAGATAGTCCGACTCGCGGGCGTAGATGCCGGCGTCCCCCGTCGGTGCGCTCATGTCTCTACCGTCGGCGGGTCGCCCCTTCAAGATTCGCCCGAGAAGTACGGTAGCGTTTAGTTACGAAAATAGGAGCGCAAACAGCCAGAAAGCCCCGGCTGTCATCGGTCGCTTCGAGCCGATAACGTCCCTTTCAGTCCCACCTATGTCGGCTGACCAACCGGTTTCGAGTGGGACGACTACGCAAGCCTTATGAACATCTCTGTACGTTAGTGTACGGTAATGGACGCTAGTGAGGAAGAGATGGCACCGGAGGTCGCCTCGATTCTGGCGACGGCCCGCGAACGGGGCGGTGGTGACGAGCGCGTCTCAGTCGACGCGCGGTCGCTGGCCGACGCCTTCGAGCGCGCCGAGGCTGACGGCCGCGTACCGCTCATCGCCGAGGTGAAACCGACGAGTCCGACCGCCGAGGGCGAGCGGACCGACGACCCGGTCGAACTGGCCGAACAGATGGTCGGAGGCGGCGCGGCCGCGCTGTCGGTCCTGACCGAACCCGAGCACTTCGGCGGCTCGGCCGAGACGCTTCGAC
This DNA window, taken from Haloarcula ordinaria, encodes the following:
- a CDS encoding methylated-DNA--[protein]-cysteine S-methyltransferase, with the protein product MSAPTGDAGIYARESDYLDRYVQFGEAGDRIISVTFPTQPEDDTSDDHPLLDRIDEYLTGNRDDFADVTVGLTVPTDQRKVLEAVRQIPYGENATVEKVASMTPDLSAEEMDDLNLVREALDANPVPLLVPDHRVRDGPSGAPPAVEQKLRVVEGL